The sequence gtaTCCatctttgtttttccttttctctcgttatctacctttattttatcattccttatggcttttgtttttatttaaaaagaggaaaaataatgaaaaacaacgaaacaacatgattagatcgaacccaaaagtaggttgcctacgtatcatgttgtacatgaatcagatcttgcgtagttcgggccaatcatttttttttacgaaaacgaaaaataaacaaacaaggaaagacgtaacattataacattttgaagaaataAAACAACCAAGACGTACAAAAGTTCGGGACCAcgttaaaactaaacaacaaatatgaaacaacattctagacccctaaaacgacataggtgaaattactaataaagactctaataccaaaaacaacttgacttcgacttaaaacagaccccaccctacaatgacaagacacataaaagactcaaactaaataaagataagaagtgttctttcagactggtgctctgcgtgatgaccctggctgatatggacctgcctctgaagttctctttctcccatttaagctttgtagcatatcctgtaaagacaccctgataccggggaggaagcttcgggcccgtattcctgcttcataaggagtgcacttggaaagattattctgacacctttctactatcttgaacaaatctgctaactgaatcctcagtgtttccactttggaccctacattttcatcctgatggtcgtctactatgcatttttcctgtattctccctctaagctgtgttggtaagggttgactgataccccgagggatagattgaagccagacctcatatccctgagtgtggcccgaattatccaaactttctttaagtgtGTCCACAcccagctttgttgcatgcttccaaaactgctcgtacttgctctcacctaaggcttggtccttgaagtactcaacattcttcagaagatccactgctggtggcacgtcctgcagcctacccaactagcgcattaccctagaaggattgtatggtctagtgcaattgagccctaacatataTAAAGGGaactgcgtctgacaacccaacaagattatcttcggacgaagccacagataagtccacaaaatgttatccccggttcttgattcaagaaattcaattcaAGCCTCGACTCCCatgggtaacgagaatttatccaagcGTAatctggagtccatggctttcactcgattggtaaaacaacgatctaacacgtctggtctaactaaagaaggtgcatgcaaatgctccatcatccataactgcaatatcaggttactgccctaaaaaaatctccttcctcCCTTCACTTCgattaaagccttatatatttctgttaagatcatgggtatgagagtgaaccttcccttttgattaatgcccttgtcgttttgatcccTATGAAATAGggtcatcaccacagattgcaaacgggtattaatacgtctttcttctagtggaaacactaaagtacctaacaaagcgagggtgaagacttcaagacgctttctctcccacttatccttagtcacatgaaattcatcccaaaagcaatcaaagcCTTCCGAGgacccgaatctagcgaacaaaaaatctatggaaacccacgagtcacttaaacaacccaaacggatacccttactttttaaaccacaagactacaaaaatctcacgccagtatgatttcgtgcccggatcatatccttctcgatatagcgcaaatgcaacaaaccagatatttctgccaaagtaggagtcatttcacatttcccaaacctgaacaccaaactacttggatcccaaaaagtcaacaaagcctctattaaatctggacgaggggtaacatgcagaagttccgtaagatcacctaatattttaaccagtttctgctgataaacatagttaaacatttctcaccatttgattaactttatgggcaccttgacaaccatcagaactctagacttggtggacaaatacatcctgtaataacacataaaacgttatctcaaaaattcgacaggagtagaagattcccaacccttggaatttttgacgcaaacatatgtcgatgggacagaccacattcatgactccaatttgccgaacaaaagtactgagcgaaatcagtctacttggcaaaccactctagattacgggacgagagacctaggctaatactaagaccaAGGCCGACACAAGAATTACCGGACCCgctgagggttgcctacgtatcccaactcGAGGGAAGGGAATCAAGTATCCGTAGTTCAATCAGATtagacaattaacgattaactaataaattgaccctaacttaagagacacaatcaaaacaaacaaataaaaactttttggattttcaactagacatttcaactaagactgacaccaccaattatgaagaaaatctttttggtatttttttttttttttttacaaataagtagaaaaggcgaagaacaaaacctttttttttgtttttttttgtttttttgcaaaacataaaaaaaatctttttgagtttttgaattgtgaagaacaaaagccataaagaattctaaaataaactacgacattcttttcttttttttcattcttttcgacttactttttcaatttttttttgttatttttattctattttatatatttatatatacaaaatcagtctgtcaaatgaccacgctacccttaaaaatgcaacagttagcacgtaaggatgctttagaggtgagtctcctacaaagggctatgtgggtcccgctaggtctccgtatgatgcacataagcatgacctaaaggctgacctacgttgtggttcactaacaaggctgttcgggggagcgtatggtcgatagtggctgctttgctttccacctactccataacaccgacggctcccccctaaaataatgttgactcaactagaggttgtgtacaacacgtgtactacggacttattgcagaaagaaggccggggggtagacacatgatgacagatataagcggtaacacataggataaatactataaataaagagcacaaaaacgcacaaaagtgaaaacaataacacaaacaaaatcacaaacaatgcttatacactcgcaatgccaaacaaagccaatacgactccaaaaatagctcgaattctgaaaacttgtcataagtccccagcagagtcgtcagaagctgtcacacccctttttttatacgtactccaaaaaatgtatattttaaagttcgaaagggttttattatttaagtgacaagaaatgaaaatttatttcggaaaaggattatttgtattttattcagagtcgccacttggcataattcggtgtgccaagtcaccttcgaaaaatccttttcgaaaatcatttgactcttaatcTGGTTtccgaacagagattccgactaaggaattttgttgaccgaggggaaggtgttaggcacccctcgatcccgtggttcaaccacgatcgcttggtagagtgtatcaactattttggcattatgaaatgtataaaacacacaaaagcacgcaaaataatcaaacaagaaacaaaaacaaaacaatccaaaaatgtaaagtccagtccaattatacagtccaaaaatagaaaactgcgaaaatataaatcctagtctaaactaaatctagactaagctcccaTGCCTTACCCGATACCGCGGGCCTTGATCATGAACATCCTTAGCATACAAAATCTTCGGtgcattccccggtgagtaaatatAAATTACCTCGGGGCATCCCCCGGttaaataaaatacattttccaaatatgataaacaagacattcaacaaatatttcaatcATTCCAACACTACACCGATCCTAAGcttgcctacccgagcttactgtttgcctacccgcttGACGACACatcacattcaacatcaacaatatatcaaaaatatcataatattcacttttatcaatttcgaTTTCCGTCCCCAAATTTCATTTTAAACTAAATTTTCACAACTCACCATTTCTATTTTAGCGACCCACAATCACTTTTCAACGAAATTAAACAACGAGTCCATATCAAAATATCAGACTATCACCAAACAAGACAACATACGTTCATCACCAACAAGCATCAAGCAATATACGAACATCCAAATCGAAATACAAAACAtcccaaataataaaatagataagagAAACTGTAGAGTTGGAGCTCGATTGAAGCTTTTATTGTGCCAAAATATGCGATCAAAAGACAAAGTTGGATCCAAAATTCTCGATTTGAACCTTgataaccaacaactccaaactcgataTTGAATTCAACCGGACGGATTGAAAACCACAACAAAGCCTCACGATGAATGACCCACAAACCCGAATAAACCTCAAAAACAACCCAAGATCTCAAATTCGAAATCCCAAACCATCGATTTCCAACTAACCTTGTACGAACCAAATCAACTCGGATGGATTTAAAAccctaagaaataagaaatatcaaaagaaccgagactgaaattatgaaaaattgagaagACCCATACGCGAAATTTCATCGGAATCGGTGGAAAACGGACTGGGTGTCGTTGCCGGTCACCGGCGTTGCTGTTTTCGGTGCCTGCTGCCGTCGCCGGAAAGAGATCAGGTCGGATTGGCGGCCAGAGGAGCAGCTCGTGTTGCTGGTCGTTGGTGGCTGATGGCGTGGCAGATCCAGTCGCTGGTTGGGGAGGCAGATCTAGAAGGCGGAGAACGGAACGGTGCCGGCGCTAGTTCGACGGAGGGGAAGAGAAAAATGGCGACTGAGGCTTGCGAACAGCATGGCGGTAGTCGCGTCCGTCGAGGCTCGTCGGGGTGAGAGAGGAGCGAACCGGAGGGGGGGGGAGATGGAGGAGGCGGTGAGCGGTGGACGTCGCTGGCCGGTCGCGAGGTGGCGGTGGAAGTTCAATTTTTaagagaggaagagaaagagTTGAGTCTAGAGAGACAAGGAGCtgattcctttttttctttttctaagcTCTTTGTTTGTTACTGTTCATGCCAAAAATCTTCTCCCTTTGTATGTGTGTatctgtgtatatattgtattttttctttttgggtcctttctttttggacaagaaaagaaaagaggggGGGTGACGTGGGTTAGGGTTAGGTggtagggtatggggtggtgaggtggtgatttgtcattttcttattggagagggttgttagggtgttaaaagaataaaagtttgttagggattttgttgagatttactttttttgtattttttgtgggatgtaatcacatgggtgagggtaaatgatatgataaggtaaaaatggataaaaacgatattggggagggacgaaattaggtgtctacagcatgTACATGTTAAAGAAAACCATGCAAacttatgttaaaaaaaaataaattaaaatttgtatTGATATTGACACATAATATGTAACATGGGTTAATTGTAGttgatatattagatttaataaaacatatatatagcaatataaatatgttagaaattgaatttggagtatttaacatgatttacATGTTAAAGAAAACCATGCAAacttatgttaaaaaaaaaaaaattaaaatttgtattGATATTGACACATAATATGTAACATGGGTTAATTGTAGttgatatattagatttaataaaacatatatatagcaatataaatatgttagaaattgAATTTGGTGTATTTAACATGATTTGTCAATTTGTGTGCATGAAGtgaaattaaaaatgatatgTTAATATAGTTCTTATCGTGGGACCGTTTAAAGGAGTTTATTAGCTTTATGGGAGATtaactttcatttttcttatcatttatttTAGAATCTATATTAATGCTGAAATTTACATTTGTTCGATTTCCCATTTTGCCACATTCATTCTTTactagtttattttatttatttatttataataaaaaaaattattattgaattcGTTAAACAAGACAAAATTGCCTCGAGTttataaaagatgatttttttttataatgttagGTAAGTTTTATATATTTGTCTCGATTAAGAATGCGACGTACGCATCTTTTTGAATGCAATAATGCACCTcgacaaaatatttttctaaaattaattttcactaatttatttaatacaagagttttaaataatttagatattaaaaaatgagCGAACTTGGACCCTaacataatatatcaaaaatagtttaagtcaagataagtcaataaaaacgatcgtgctagaaccacgggactcgagggttgcctcacaccttccccttggtcaacagaattccttatccggtcttctattttcgcagaccaataaagagtcattttcttttgattagagatTAAAAAAGGTGGCTTGaaacaccaaaactcaatttcaagtgacgactctgtaatttaattaattcatattcaataaccgtcactttaattgaaaaaacccttcgactTGATCCCTTCAAGCGAAAAAGGAGTGTTACATTAATTAAactaatattttgaaaaaaagtgtTTTTTCGCTAACGAATCGTGAGATATGAACTTgactttataaatattttttaaatatttaatcatTCTACCTATTTTAATTTGATTCGTCCAAATATGTTGCTCAACTTGTCCATTTGACACTCAGTAGGTCTCCTTATATGGTATTGAATTTTTCTCATCTAATAAGCTAGCTTACGGGAATTAATTAGATCAAATGTTTATTTTCCTTGCATTATTATATATTCAAGTCAAACTCATTTTTATTCATTGCTTTATCCAATGTTTAAGGTGATGTTCTACTATTCACACACTCCAGATATATATGACCGACCGCGGACGCTGAACGTACGCATCGAAGAAGGTAAGGGTCGGGGTGTTGGAATTTTCACATTGATTTAGGATATGAATTTTATTGCCCTTTATAGCATATAGTCTTACACAACTGTGCCCTTATGTCGGTAGAAAACAGTTTTGttgaaagtaaaggaaaaaaaaaaaaaaaaaaaatcagagcTAGGTGTGTCTAGTGCTAGCTGTTAAAACGTAATTATGTGGAGTATTGAGTGGCTATGATTCAacgaatcaaaacaaaaaattcaggAATAATCTTCTTTGTGGTTGTGAAACACACAATTCAGATCTTTCAGGTGAAACAAAATCCTAAGATATTTTCAATTTAAAGGGCCTACTACacttaaagaaaaagaaaagatgatGAAGATAACGAAGGACAAAAAAATACTACTATCATTTTATCACAAGTTCATGGTTGATACGATTTTGAAAATAATGACACCATATCTATACACCACACATATCTCAAAAGAGTACTGCAATTTTCTTGTTCACGCAATGTGTTACCACCACACAAATTAAAGTTAACTTCTTTATTTCTAGATTCCTAATGTTAACTACTTCCAAGTATATTACAGTACACATTGCATTAgcgatagtttttttttttggtcactAATCAAGTTACATAAAGAGTAAATTCGAGTCACCGTTGATCTTATAAGGATAAGATTTACGTAGACACTATTCTTCTTCTCTTATCCAGCTTGTGAATCTTCGTACATGCATGCACATGAAAATTCTTTACACTCTAATTAAGTGTGTGTGAATcctaaatattatattaatattagcATTACAAGTTAACTAATTGCAATTAAAATTACTACTAGTGTTTACAGGGCACGTGGTTATGTCGAACATTTGATTGCAAATTGCAGTTAATTTTGTTAATAGGGACTGTGTTACTGTTATGCACGTGGCCATGTCGAAAACTTTGCTCCTAATAATGCCTGTTAATCTCATTTTTATATTCCTTCAACTGCTCACAGTATTTTTAATGGGTAGATTAATAAAAAGCATCATGATTAAGGTTCTTCGCATGCTAATTAAAATGTTTACAATCTCATGATCCTTGATTATATCTCCTTTAACCTTAATAAAATATAGTTAGCTGTCAACTTGTCGCTAAATCTTCCAACCTGACATATCCAATGAAACCTTAGTAATTCAGCTGTCAGCACATGTAACGccatttgttttatttttattattttttaaaagatatcggatgtgtttggtacgaaggaaagTTTTCTAATGTTTGATTGGTTTAAACGTTTTgaacaatattttaaaatcaacttattttctttaattctaaggaaaatgacttttcttaaaaaataagtaaaatatttttcaaaactctctttcaacctcattcaagttgaaatattcatacaactctcaaaatcatccaTCGTTACTCCGACCCTcaatcccccacccccaccctgcCCCTATCAcccctattaaaaaaatattttaattttttttttttacctcatTCCCCTACCCAAAACCCAAACCCTTGCTccattccaaaaaaaaattaaaaaaaattcaaacttttttcttacctccCTTACCCGACCTCCTACCATCctcctcctccccccccccccccccccccccccatcaatcaaaattattttcttaccccacccttaTTACCTATTTTGACAACCCAAACCCCACCTAGCAACCCCCTctccaaaataaattaatattttaaatttattttttttgaaaaattcaaaacttttttcttatccacCTTTTTTATCCTATTcgtttcattatttttgttaaatatatacaaatacttttagaaaacatatatttatccaatttgcaaaatttatttttttcaaaaaattcaaagctTTTTTCTTATCCACCTTTTTTATCCTCTTcgttctcattatttttattaaatatatacagatacttttagaaaacatatatttATCCAATTTGCATGACGATCAcacgaatataagtaagaaataacttatttttctagaaaatatttttcctccttcatatcgaGCGCaccctaaaaaattattttttgagatcaatttttttttctaaaatgtatttttatgctttagcTAAATGCtagaatgtattttttgaaaaatattttttccttcaccaaccaaacactataaaatatttttcatccaccaatcaaatataaaaaaaaaaaaataagaaatcaacttatttttcaagaaaacattttccttcataccaaacacacccttcgTCTTTATTTGATTCGTGCTAATAACTTCAGTTTTTTTATCCCAAGTTTCTTGGTTGTATACCCTTTAACCTTAATAAAAGTATCTCCTTTGTATAGGTACTCAAGATTTGATTTGATAGTTAATGACGCAGAACTGGAGGTCATCTGAAAAAATtccaaactgaatcaaattaaGATTAATGTATGGTAATTTTATAATTTGTATGGTAATTTTTTCCTGTCACATTTACCGATGAGAAATTAATACAACgctacaaaataaaatattgaagttGCAAGAAAATTGATTCTAGCACTAAATTTATAAGaagtataaaaaaatatcttatgcTTTAAGATGAGAATCTTGGCACCAAGTCCCAGTACCACTAGTCTCACAATTCATAAACAAAAATATCTCTATATACTTGATTGAAGTTTCTTATCTCTATTATTAAGTATAATAGATTAATTTTCAGGTGAGATGAGATTAGTACGCActtcatcaaaatcaataatattaatatatcCTGGAGGGAACAACCAATAGTTCTAGGCTTGGAGCAATGAATGAATAATTAAAAATCTATTGGTACATTATTTGTCTTTAAAGGCTTGTGTAGAAAACTTGTGGAGTATGCAAAGCATCACTTAAAGAGCAAAGCTTTCAATGAAATGGACAAGTGTCTCAGGTTCATGCACAATTCTATTCAAGTGGTGACATTTGAGTCCAAAAGGTCAATTGATAACCATGGAAGCAAGCAAAAGTAGATGAGGCCAAATTCCAGTGGCATCCACAATTTTCTTTATGGTCCCACTTCTATCACCAACAGAAACTTGGtagtatatttttggtattttaggaCCCTGCACACGTTGTTGGTTTTCCTTGGGGGGTGGGAGTCGGGGTGGTTAAACAGTTTATTTTTGGTGCAATTCAATGTGTTTAATTGTGTAAATATGTGGACCGACTGGTTTGAAATTGGACCATATGTAGTATATGTCAAGATAGAAATAGTGACAAGGGAACTTGTGAGTCACAAAACAAGGCTAGAAGatcataattattcaaaataaagtTGGTAGTGCTTGTTGGTAGTTAGTATTAGTCATTAAATTTAGGCCCTCTTTGACATTATTTAGTTAGCTATGAAAGTCTACGCAACCAGTACTTAGAGAATTTGACGTTTATCTCTATTACTTAATATGGTGCCACTAAAAACACAAGTTGTCAAGAACTTTCTTAATCGGTAATAGCTTGTTTTCATGGCCATGTATAACTAGGTAAAAAATATTATCTCGATATAGTTATGGACCATTAGAAAAGTAGTGCTTTcttgaaggaaaaaaatagtagaaatatCTATTCGAAAATAGTATTACCAGTCGCTAACCTCTTATAATATGTTAAAATTACACTGTCCTAGCCTCAATGTTATATGTGGTGCATTCTTTATTGTACTTGGTGCAAAAATCATTCTTGCTTGTGATGAGTAAAACCATGACTTATCAATCATTATCACCCATAATTGAATGCTGTCCTGTCCTAATCATCTTTTCCCTCATCTTGATTTTGGCTGTAtctgatttttatattttcaactagacaaaaataaaaataaagactcttacatgaagaaaaataaaaaaagaagaagaagaagaagaaaaaagcagTTTCTCATCTAGAAAATAAggggaaaaaaatataaagaaattttaaAGTATGCAGTAATCCTTGTAagaaatcatcataaaattccAAGTAAGAACTCCAGGAATATTGATGTCAAATAGCAAATAGGAACAAGAAAGACTAGCTACCTCACATGTCATTTACAAcccttcaagaattattcatacATTGTGATCATCACTTTCCAATATTCTTTCCTTCATCAATCAGATAACAGAATTAGTTTTTTAATCCCAATATATAATTATCTCCATGCCCAATAGCTCCTTTTACCTTCTCTTTTGGTCTTGCAATGCCCTGAAAAtgcaaaacaaaacataacactTCTGTTTAGAGAGAGGTGAAAGTTTAGGTTGCCAACCAATTGTGGTCAGAGGCGGAACCAGCCTAGTAATAGGTTCGTCCAAACCCCCCTTCAAcggaaaaattatattattaatacatggttaaaataatttttatatatatcttgtaGATGTTAAATCCACATTCGCTGAGTTTTGAATCCCTCAATAGaattctggctccgcctctgaCTGTGCTACTAAGATTACCGAGGCAATAATAACGGAATGTGTTAAAAGGGGGAAAACAGAGGAATTAAAAACATACCACACAATAATGGGATCGAACATTTTCCTCATTTCTGTTAGGTGCAAAAATCAATACTTGAATTGGAGACACCAAACACTCTTCTCCTGTAAAATCTGCTAGTGGATTCTTCACTACTTGAAGAACTTGACGTCAATGATGGAGGATGAGGTTGATCTGTAGTCGAAGAAGACAAAGGAACAACTTGATTATCACCATCACTGCTTCCATCATCGTCATTATAATCGTCgtcatcctcatcctcatcctcatcttcatcatcttccgtatcattattatgatcatcaAGATTACTGTGATGTTGATGTTGTGCCCCATCATTATTATTTCTGTGAAAACATGTCTGGCATACTGAAACAGTAGGACCAAGCTTAGAGCCAGTGCCAGTCCATGGGGTAAGTGATTGGCAAGAATTGCAAAGAAGGATTCTTGAATGCTTAGCCACAAGGAAATTGGCTGTGTGAACTCTCGCATCACAATCCCAACAAAGACTGGCTTGATCTGATTCACAGTAAACTCTTGCAATTGAACTGCACAACTCACATTTCTTCATTGCTCTACCACAAACATGGACATACAAAGGTTAAACAAAGAGAAAGATTTTTTAGTTTCTGTATCTGAATAATTTGGGTCAATACTTAGGTCTCTCGAGACTATGATGTTAGAAAAATATAGTAATGACTTCAAGACTACTACTCACAGTTGCCCTTATATAGAAAAGGTGAGAAAATTCAGCAATCACATCACTACtgcccccccaccccccaccccccacgcCGCCCCCACTTCAACGCCAGGTCATCAACCGCACCTCTTTTCCTTTTTCAAGTTTTGTTAGTGTCAAACAACTGTCAAATTACTAAAAATAGATCTTATCAAGTGTTAAGCTAATTTTTGAGCCAATAGAAGACTTTTCAGACTAATTTTGGTTGTCGTGtggttattatggatagaaaATTCAGGACTTGTCTTACCTATGGCTATACGCGCAAGCAGAGCAAACGAGGAAGATTAAATTTAGTGAAATTTTGGGAAGAATAACTACTCATTAACTCCTTTTGGACGAGAGTAACTCCACCCATATTCACCaattttgtttaaaatatttgttcACATTCAATGTAATTGAAATTCATGTGCTGCATGAAAAAAAACAGATGTCGCTGTTCCATTCTAGTTCATACTGTGTCTGTTATTCGACAGGAATAAGCAATACACAAATAAAAGAACATAAGAAAGACACGCGAATTTTATGTGGAAATTCTTGATGAGAAAAAACCACGGATAGAGGAGGAAGAAATTCATTATAATGGAGAAGAATACAAGGAGGAGAGGAAAGTCTCAATGACATATGTTAAAAACCACAAAAAACAACCCACTAGATCAcccttatataatacgtgcgaaCAAATAAATCATAAGCCCAAAAACAAGTGTGTatcggcccgatccctacgctaccaccacagacctcccaaaaaatctcaaatatgGATCGCACTGCGATCTTTTCAGGACCGGATTAACAAAATTCGAGTCACAAACTCTAACAGTTTCTGTTTAGACCATCAATTAGCGTGATTAGAATTTAGTATACATTTTTATTGTTGTTAACTTTGTATACCCCTTGGCAATTTTTTCCCCAATTACACTTAGGTAATGTCTAACGCTATTTAATTTTTGACCtgaactttttttcttttgttctcgTCTTCCATTTGTCACTTCTACGTATGTCTACCAAATTCAAATGTCACTGTAATTAAtcaccttatttttttctttagctCAATCACATCTCTCCACCAATCACTAAATCAAGTATAATTATAAGAAGATATTTGTGTTGAAACCAACCCGTATCTGTTCTTCAGCACAAATTACCTAACTTTGGGTTTCTCTAATCTATCCAAAATATTATGAAACTATGTATAGAACAAATAATATTTCCAGCATTATTTTCTGGAAAAGTTAATCCAAACACATAGCCTTTTTTCCTCCGCAATATACACAAATCAAATATCCGAATCCAAATGGCATCCATCATAAATaggtttgtttgcttgttttttttttttcgacgAACAAGGGTTAGTTATGGCCCAGTTTAGTGACAGTGATGTAACTGTGGGGGTCCAAACAGAATTATAACGTGTCTTTGAAACATCCAAATATGGAGTAATTCTTTTTATAATGTTAATGAACATTATAAAGACATAAACTTTTGACGAATTGACGAGTAGATTCTTTGTTATACAGCCACATTAACGTTGGGGAAATCACCACATGGCGTCACGCTGTTCGTTACACAATCCTTTGG comes from Capsicum annuum cultivar UCD-10X-F1 chromosome 2, UCD10Xv1.1, whole genome shotgun sequence and encodes:
- the LOC107861235 gene encoding zinc finger protein CONSTANS-LIKE 2, yielding MKKCELCSSIARVYCESDQASLCWDCDARVHTANFLVAKHSRILLCNSCQSLTPWTGTGSKLGPTVSVCQTCFHRNNNDGAQHQHHSNLDDHNNDTEDDEDEDEDEDDDDYNDDDGSSDGDNQVVPLSSSTTDQPHPPSLTSSSSSSEESTSRFYRRRVFGVSNSSIDFCT